One genomic window of Halovivax cerinus includes the following:
- a CDS encoding pyridoxal phosphate-dependent aminotransferase — MTEFSTRVENVSISGIREVFEAAGDDDINLGLGQPDFPTPEHASQAAVEAIESHEADPYTGNKGIPALREAIAGAYDREYGLSVDPGDVIATAGGSEALHLTLEAHVDAGEAVIFPDPGFVAYDALTTIAGGDPNPVPVREDLTLDPATVEDAITEDTAAFIVNSPGNPTGAVASEDDVREFARIADEHDVLCISDEVYEHIVFDGEHHSPMAYAETDNVVTVSACSKTYSMTGWRLGWVTGSNRRIERMLRVHQYVQACASAPAQYAAEAALSGPQDPVEEMVATFEERRDLVVDGLEDAGLSVPTPSGAFYAMPEVPEGWCDEVLDRGVVVVPGEAFGENGRGYARLSYATGTEELKEALEIIDAATRAVR, encoded by the coding sequence CGGGCAGCCGGACTTCCCGACGCCCGAGCACGCCTCGCAGGCCGCGGTCGAGGCGATCGAGTCACACGAGGCGGATCCCTACACGGGAAACAAGGGGATACCCGCACTCCGTGAGGCGATCGCCGGCGCCTACGACCGCGAGTACGGACTCTCTGTCGATCCGGGTGACGTCATCGCGACGGCCGGCGGGAGCGAGGCGCTTCACCTCACACTCGAAGCCCACGTCGACGCGGGGGAGGCGGTCATCTTTCCCGATCCCGGTTTCGTCGCGTACGATGCGCTCACCACTATCGCCGGGGGCGACCCCAACCCCGTCCCTGTGCGCGAGGATCTGACACTCGACCCCGCGACCGTCGAGGACGCCATCACGGAAGACACCGCGGCGTTCATCGTCAACAGCCCAGGTAACCCGACGGGGGCGGTCGCCTCCGAGGACGACGTGCGCGAGTTCGCCCGCATCGCCGACGAACACGACGTGCTCTGCATCTCGGACGAGGTGTACGAACACATCGTCTTCGACGGCGAGCACCACTCGCCGATGGCGTACGCGGAGACGGACAACGTCGTCACCGTCAGCGCCTGCTCGAAGACGTACTCGATGACCGGCTGGCGACTGGGCTGGGTCACGGGGTCGAACCGTCGCATCGAGCGCATGCTTCGCGTCCACCAGTACGTCCAGGCCTGTGCCTCCGCACCCGCCCAGTACGCCGCCGAAGCGGCTCTCTCCGGGCCCCAGGACCCCGTCGAGGAGATGGTCGCCACCTTCGAGGAGCGCCGCGACCTGGTGGTCGACGGCCTGGAGGACGCCGGCCTCTCCGTCCCGACCCCGTCGGGCGCGTTCTACGCCATGCCGGAGGTGCCCGAGGGCTGGTGCGACGAGGTACTGGACCGGGGCGTCGTGGTCGTTCCCGGCGAGGCGTTCGGCGAAAACGGTCGGGGGTACGCTCGTCTCTCGTACGCGACCGGGACGGAAGAACTGAAGGAGGCCCTGGAGATCATCGACGCGGCGACGCGGGCGGTCCGGTAA